In one window of Oryzias melastigma strain HK-1 linkage group LG5, ASM292280v2, whole genome shotgun sequence DNA:
- the LOC112144777 gene encoding uncharacterized protein LOC112144777 yields the protein MASGGEQRPAAESNEHDYANRNRAGPEHAMPEELLEPALGSEVDCPGADPDSQHAGSPVAPRHPARAEDGNCACCQLLFERHGRSFNRRAVYTFTTPDTVRWVFPESTVTEKSFLCERCAQVIRTRGRRKQSGKRSLWLKPPTPKKTKDKQAVGCRMGKKSTAALLVSKASYKAALQVLWSAKGARKPMLDFFSKQLKLEMKELSRQADSPFHLKVSGRKPLSSFPWRRCANWAQEKAPLVGTCLRSMFPDVNAFLKSSHQMSEEQAVTLLERRTVVALAIPLFTRNNWRNNFLQAALGAELRLQGCSGSALDTLNTMGLCQNKDTVRLLLHRLGNGKDALDGELGMMGKHEQRKEPMGDVSADEKDDEEEEEEEEEMRVEEEVEQEEVQDELQEEDDVKETKRRRKKAKRQKEEKRKGRGKRKERQESEEEEEQKKRKVVVVRLGLLKGHSEVGRSDLSAP from the exons ATGGCCAGCGGAGGCGAGCAGCGGCCCGCGGCGGAGTCCAACGAGCACGACTACGCGAACCGGAACCGGGCCGGCCCAGAGCACGCGATGccggaggagctgctggagcccGCCCTGGGCTCGGAGGTGGACTGTCCCGGGGCGGACCCGGACTCCCAGCACGCCGGTTCCCCGGTCGCGCCGCGACACCCCGCGCGTGCGGAGGACGGGAACTGCGCGTGCTGCCAGCTGCTGTTCGAGCGCCACGGACGCTCGTTCAACCGCAGGGCCGTGTACACGTTCACCACCCCGGACACCGTTCGCTGGGTCTTCCCCGAGTCCACGGTCACGGAGAAGTCCTTCCTGTGCGAGAGGTGCGCGCAGGTGATCCGCACCAGGGGGAGGCGCAAACAGAGCGGGAAGCGCAGCCTGTGGCTGAAGCCGCCCACGCCCAAGAAG ACTAAAGACAAGCAGGCGGTCGGCTGCCGGATGGGGAAGAAGAGCACGGCGGCGCTGCTGGTCAGCAAGGCCAGCTACAAGGCTGCTCTCCAGGTGCTCTGGTCAGCCAAAGGAGCTCGCAAGCCCATGCTGGACTTCTTCAGCAAGCAGCTGAAGCTGGAG ATGAAGGAGCTGTCCCGGCAGGCCGACAGCCCCTTCCACCTGAAGGTGTCGGGCAGGAAGCCGCTGTCGTCCTTCCCCTGGCGGCGGTGTGCAAACTGGGCTCAGGAGAAGGCTCCGCTGGTGGGAACGTGTCTGCGCTCCATGTTCCCCGACGTCAACGCCTTCCTCAAAAGCAGCCA TCAGATGTCGGAGGAGCAGGCAGTAACGCTGCTGGAGCGCCGCACCGTAGTGGCGCTCGCCATCCCGCTCTTCACCAGGAACAACTGGAGGAACAACTTCTTGCAAGCCgctctgggggcggagctacgaCTGCAGGGCTGCTCTGGCTCCGCCCTCGACACCCTCAACACCATGGGCTTGTGTCAGAACAAAGACACGGTCAGGCTGCTGCTGCACCGGCTGGGAAACGGCAAAGACGCG CTGGATGGAGAGCTGGGCATGATGGGAAAACACGAGCAAAGGAAAGAACCGATGGGAGACGTTTCAGCTGATGAAAAGgatgacgaggaggaggaagaggaggaggaggagatgagggTCGAGGAGGAGGTGGAACAGGAAGAAGTGCAGGACGAGCTTCAGGAGGAAGATGATGTCAAAGAAACCAAGAGGAGGCGCAAGAAGGCAAAGAGGCAGAAGGAGGAAAAGAGGAAGGGGAGAGGAAAACGGAAGGAAAGGCAGGaatctgaggaggaggaggagcagaagaagaggaaggtggtggtggtgaggCTCGGCCTCCTAAAGGGACACTCTGAGGTGGGAAGGTCTGACCTATCAGCTCCTTAG